In Lysinibacillus sp. 2017, the DNA window TTATTTGAATTATTTTAATTCTTACTTCAAACGCAAAAAATATTTAGGATAATATTCTAAAGATGCTTCAGGTTGATCAATCCATTGTTTGAATTGCTCTTTTTGAATGACTGTCATTTCACCCTGACCATATTTTTTAATCGATTGATTTGAACAATAAAAAATCCACGTATGCAAATCAATCCATTGTTCCAAATTTTCATCTTTACTTTCTAAGAAAAATTGCTTTTGTTTTAACACTATCGCCAACTTAAAAAACCCTTCACTCAACGTATAGGACTTCGTTTGAAAATGATATTCTGGTTCAACTATTTGCTGTGTATCAAATACATGAACTGTCATTCGATCGGCATCTATAGCGATTTCCACTGTTCCAACAACATCCATTAAATTTATTCCACGGTATTCTAACTCCTGAATTTTCATCGAAATAATCCCTTTCCAATTCGTTACATTTATTTTATCACAATAATAACGAAACGAAAAATTAATGAATGCTCATTCAAAAAAGCGTGACAGCTGAAGTAATATGTTGTATAAATTAATGAAAAGTATATATTTGACAGAAAATACAAAAAATTAATCGAAAGGTGTGTCGTTATGCTTATTGAGGAGCTTAAGAAAAAAGACTTAATAGAAAAGAATACGATTCTCATGCTTGTCTATGGGATAGCAGCTGTTTTAGGTGGAGTTGCACAAATCTTTATTGATCGTCCAGTTGGAGTCGCACTTTCTTTAATTATTCCGGTTACGTTTGCATTTATTTTTTATGCGATTCAGCGAAAAGTTCGTGTCATCCAGCCTTATTTTCCATATTTCGTAACAATAGCCGCTGTGATTACTGTTTATGGAACAATTGCGACGAATAAAGTAACGCTTGCTACAATCATTTTGAGTATCTTTGTTTTAATTTTAAGTAGTGTACACAATAAAATTAAAGTTCTTGTTACTGGTTATATCGGTTCAACACTTGCTTTGATTTTTAACTTTACAATGGATACTTCTGGTTTTGCGATTGACCCTGCCAATGTTTTCGTGACGCAAACTTTAATGGCAATCGCTATTTTCCTTCAAGTACGTCAAAACAAAAATATGATTTTTAATATTGAGAAATTAATGGTCGATGCAAACGAACGTGCATTCCACGAAGAGGCTTTGCATCAACGCCTCGAAACTTCTGTCCAAAGTATTACCGGAAAACTCGAACTGATCACAGATAGTACTAATCACTCAAGTGCTGCCCATCAACAAATGCTTGCTTCTTTAAAGGAAGTTAGCAACGGTGCGCACAAACAATCTGCTCATGTTCATGATATTGTCCAAAGTACAGAATTAACGAATACAGCGCTTCAATCCATCGTTTTTGAATTAAACCAAATTATTAATGAAGCTGAGAATGCTAGTATGAGCGCAGTCGATGGTGCCAATTCGATGACAAAACTCAAAAATGAAATCGATACTTTCACATCTTTCTTTAATGAATTAAATGGGACATTCCTTTCGTTATCGAACAAGATTACAGAAACAAATGATTTTGCTCTCTCCATCAAAAAAATTACTGAACAAACAAACTTGCTTGCCCTTAACGCTTCCATTGAAGCAGCACGTGCAGGCGAACATGGCAAAGGCTTTGCCGTTGTAGCCGATGAAATTCGAAAATTAGCAAGTATTACCGATGAAACGGTCGTAAAAATCGATCGAAATTTAGATGAGGTTAATTTATTCAACAAGCAAGCACTCGAGCGTTTAAATAACGGACTTCATCACGTGACTGGCCAAGTTGAAATGGTTGATGATTCGAACAGAACGTTTACGAATTTATTTGACGCAATAAAAAAATTACAACAAAATTTATCACAGTTTTCTACGAACGTCCATACAATTGAACAAAACGGAAAATCAATTGAAGTCTCTACCAATGATTTTGCAGCCATTATTGAACAAAGCACAAATTCAATTGACCAATTATGTAATATTCTCGAAAAAATTAATCATGATCAATTTACCGTAACGAAAAACATTGAAGATACTTACAAACAAGCGGTTGAAATAATTGGATAAAAAAGGGGCTGTATTAAAATTGACTTTTAATACAGCCTTTCTTCGTAATAATAGTTCCTTAAAATATTACTTTAAAGTTAATCTTGTACGCGCTTAATTTGAACGTCTTTTAAAATTGTATTAATAACCCAGCTTGCTGCGATCAATCCTGCTACAGATGGCACGAACGCATTTGAAGATGGTGGTAATTGTGCTTTACGAATTTCTGCTTCAGGTTTACCTACGTATTGGGCTACTTCTGGTCGTACAACGATTGGCGATTCATCCGAGAATACAACCGTTACGCCTTTTTTAATTCCTTCTTTACGAAGTTTTGTACGAATTACTTTCGCAAGTGGATCGGTATGTGTTTTCGAAATATCAGCAATTTTGAATCGTGTTGGATCCATTTTATTCGCTGCACCCATACTTGAAATCATAGGGATATTTCGTTTTAAACATTCTTTCATTATATGAATTTTGTATATCACTGTATCGGATGCATCGATGACATAATCAATACCTTGTGCAAAAAATTGTTCATACGTTTCTTCCGTATAGAACATATGCATATCGATTACTTCACATTCAGGGTTAATGTCCGCGATACGTTCTTTCATCACACCTGATTTTGATTTACCAACTGTTGATAAGTACGCTACTAATTGACGATTAACATTTGTAATATCGACATTATCTTTATCAACTAAAATAATACGGCCTACCCCACTTCGCGCGCATGCCTCTGCCGCAAATGAACCCACACCGCCTATCCCTAATATTGCAACGGTTGTATTTTTTAATTTTTCGAGTCCTTCTGTACCGATTGCTAACTCGTT includes these proteins:
- a CDS encoding ThiF family adenylyltransferase, with the protein product MLHQFSRNELAIGTEGLEKLKNTTVAILGIGGVGSFAAEACARSGVGRIILVDKDNVDITNVNRQLVAYLSTVGKSKSGVMKERIADINPECEVIDMHMFYTEETYEQFFAQGIDYVIDASDTVIYKIHIMKECLKRNIPMISSMGAANKMDPTRFKIADISKTHTDPLAKVIRTKLRKEGIKKGVTVVFSDESPIVVRPEVAQYVGKPEAEIRKAQLPPSSNAFVPSVAGLIAASWVINTILKDVQIKRVQD
- a CDS encoding aminopeptidase produces the protein MKIQELEYRGINLMDVVGTVEIAIDADRMTVHVFDTQQIVEPEYHFQTKSYTLSEGFFKLAIVLKQKQFFLESKDENLEQWIDLHTWIFYCSNQSIKKYGQGEMTVIQKEQFKQWIDQPEASLEYYPKYFLRLK
- a CDS encoding methyl-accepting chemotaxis protein, encoding MLIEELKKKDLIEKNTILMLVYGIAAVLGGVAQIFIDRPVGVALSLIIPVTFAFIFYAIQRKVRVIQPYFPYFVTIAAVITVYGTIATNKVTLATIILSIFVLILSSVHNKIKVLVTGYIGSTLALIFNFTMDTSGFAIDPANVFVTQTLMAIAIFLQVRQNKNMIFNIEKLMVDANERAFHEEALHQRLETSVQSITGKLELITDSTNHSSAAHQQMLASLKEVSNGAHKQSAHVHDIVQSTELTNTALQSIVFELNQIINEAENASMSAVDGANSMTKLKNEIDTFTSFFNELNGTFLSLSNKITETNDFALSIKKITEQTNLLALNASIEAARAGEHGKGFAVVADEIRKLASITDETVVKIDRNLDEVNLFNKQALERLNNGLHHVTGQVEMVDDSNRTFTNLFDAIKKLQQNLSQFSTNVHTIEQNGKSIEVSTNDFAAIIEQSTNSIDQLCNILEKINHDQFTVTKNIEDTYKQAVEIIG